Genomic segment of Paenibacillus sp. FSL R5-0912:
CAGCGCCCAAAAAGCAAAACCGCAAAAATGAAGGAGTCCGATACGCAGAAAGAATCCAAGTACACACCATAGGAGACCGCAGGCTGCAATCAGCAAAGGTCTCCAAAAATCGGGATCCAGATCATGCAGTGCAATTAGCCACAACCCGAACCCAAGGGTTAACACGCTGCCGATTCCCGCCAGTACCAGACTAATCATCTTGTTACGGTCCAGATAAATAGCCGAATAGCCATAACAAACAATTAATACACAGAGCGCCGTGGCAAGTTGCAAAGGCCAGGGAAAAACGCTAAAATAAAGACTAATCAAGAAAATCAAGGAAATTATTCCAAAACCAAACAGCCATATTTTGATGCTTCCCTGCTGGAGATTCCGCAGCGACACCGGATTGCTATCCTTAATTTCTGCTTGATCATCATACAGGTTGGTCAGGAAATCACAATATTGCTCCGGCAGCAGCTTGCTTCTTCTCCAGTACTGAATTTCTCTTAAAATAGTGTCACGTTTCTCCAAATTCAACGGCTCATCCCTCTTTCCAGATCTTGCCTCCGGCCTGTTACAAAACTCCCCGCAAAGTGGGGCTTTAGCTTCGATGATGACTCAGGTACTTTGCGGGGACCCAGAATATACACAAAGGACCTCCTGCCACCGTGCAGCAGAAGGTCCGGCCCTATACGTCTATTCGAGGAAATCCTTCAACCGCTTACTGCGGCTCGGGTGACGCAGCTTGCGCAGTGCTTTGGCTTCAATCTGGCGGATACGCTCGCGGGTAACGCCGAACACCTTACCCACTTCTTCAAGCGTTCTCGTCCGTCCGTCATCCAGTCCGAAGCGCAGGCGAAGTACATTCTCTTCACGCTCGGTGAGCGTGTCCAGCACATCCTCCAGCTGTTCCTTCAGCAGCTCATATGCCGCTGCATCCGCAGGCGCAAGCGCCTCCTGATCCTCAATGAAATCTCCCAGATGCGAATCATCTTCCTCACCGATTGGTGTTTCCAGTGATACCGGCTCCTGGGCAATCTTCATGATTTCCCGAACCTTCTCTACGGTCAGTTCCATCTCAGCCGCAATCTCTTCCGGCGAAGGCTCACGTCCCAGTTCCTGCAGCAATTGGCGGGAAACCCGGATTAATTTGTTGATGGTCTCCACCATGTGCACGGGAATACGGATCGTCCGTGCCTGGTCGGCAATCGCGCGGGTAATCGCCTGACGAATCCACCAGGTTGCATAGGTACTGAATTTGAAGCCTTTATTGTGGTCAAATTTCTCAACGGCCTTGATCAGACCCATGTTGCCTTCCTGAATCAAATCCAGGAACAGCATGCCGCGTCCGACATAACGTTTGGCGATACTGACTACGAGACGCAGGTTTGCTTCTGCAAGTCTCCGCTTCGCTTCCTCGTCACCATTCTTGATTCTCATTGCCAGTTCCACTTCATCGTCAGCCGATAACAGCGGAACACGCCCGATTTCCTTCAGATACATCCGGACGGGGTCGTTGATCTTGA
This window contains:
- the rpoD gene encoding RNA polymerase sigma factor RpoD, with product MANDQHTELEAEFTLDQVKDQLIDHGKKRSSLNYKDIMEKLSPFDQDPEQMEEFYEQLSDLGIEVVNENDEEVNSLRPSEDNEDKDSDDFSFDDDLSLPPGIKINDPVRMYLKEIGRVPLLSADDEVELAMRIKNGDEEAKRRLAEANLRLVVSIAKRYVGRGMLFLDLIQEGNMGLIKAVEKFDHNKGFKFSTYATWWIRQAITRAIADQARTIRIPVHMVETINKLIRVSRQLLQELGREPSPEEIAAEMELTVEKVREIMKIAQEPVSLETPIGEEDDSHLGDFIEDQEALAPADAAAYELLKEQLEDVLDTLTEREENVLRLRFGLDDGRTRTLEEVGKVFGVTRERIRQIEAKALRKLRHPSRSKRLKDFLE